Below is a genomic region from Enterobacter hormaechei subsp. xiangfangensis.
GGGACCGACAGCTTCCAGGCCGGATTTCTCCATCCGCTGACCGGGCTGGATCACCTGCTGATGCTGACGGGGGCTGGCGTGCTGTCCGCCCTGAGCGGCCGCAAGCTGCTGCTGCCGTTAGCAACGCTCGGCATGATGCTTGCTGGCGCCGTTGCGGGAAGCCTGCTCGGCGGTTTTAGCGGCATGGAGATGCTGATTATCGCCTCGCTGGCGGTCTGCGGCGTAATGATGTTTAAGACTGAAAATCGCCTGCTGCTGGCGGTGCCAGCCCTGGCGATGTTCCACGGCTGGGCGCACGGCGTGGAGATGTCCGGCCACAGCTTCTGGCTCTTCACCAGCGGGTTTATGTTCGCCAGCGCCACGGTGCTGTGCGCCAGTTTCGCCGCAGGCTTGCTGCTGCGCCGTCACGACGGCCTGCGTAAAACCTTCGGTGGCGGGCTGATCGTCTCTGCCCTGCTGGCGCTGATGAGCTGATGGAGCACGCCCGCCAGCGGCTGCGCCTGATACAGCTCTCCAGCAGTAGCCTGCCGGTCGGATCGTTTACCTGGTCGCAGGGGCTGGAGTGGGCCGTTGAGGCCGGGTGGGTCACGGACGCTGAGGCCTTCAGGCGCTGGCAGATCCAGCAGATGGAGCAGAGCTTTTTCTGCGTCGACCTGCCGCTG
It encodes:
- a CDS encoding HupE/UreJ family protein; the encoded protein is MRKYLPLFLLAFSVPALAHPGHGTDSFQAGFLHPLTGLDHLLMLTGAGVLSALSGRKLLLPLATLGMMLAGAVAGSLLGGFSGMEMLIIASLAVCGVMMFKTENRLLLAVPALAMFHGWAHGVEMSGHSFWLFTSGFMFASATVLCASFAAGLLLRRHDGLRKTFGGGLIVSALLALMS